Proteins from a single region of Ensifer adhaerens:
- the murC gene encoding UDP-N-acetylmuramate--L-alanine ligase gives MKMPKTIGLVHFIGIGGIGMSGIAEVLHNLGHRVQGSDQADSANVQRLRAKGIEVFVGHKAENLGDAEVIVVSTAIKKDNPELIAAREKFLPVVRRAEMLAELMRFRNAIAIGGTHGKTTTTSMVAALLEAGNLDPTVINGGIINAYGTNARMGEGEWMVVEADESDGTFLKLPADVAIVTNIDPEHLDHYGNFDAVRAAFRQFVENVPFYGFGVLCLDHPEVQTMVGKIEDRKVVTYGENPQADVRFHNIRMENGTSIFDIEIRRRRTGQVIPMKDLRLPMPGRHNVSNATAAIAVAQRLGISPEAIAKGLASFSGVKRRFTLTGEWNGVRVYDDYGHHPVEIKAVLRAAREACQGRIIAVHQPHRYSRLSSLFQEFSACFNDADTILIAPVYAAGEEPIPGATAEELVDRIKAGGHRDARYVSGAEAIAPVVSKIAQPGDFVVLLGAGSITYWAAALPKELADISGI, from the coding sequence ATGAAAATGCCGAAAACCATCGGGCTGGTCCATTTCATCGGTATCGGCGGCATCGGCATGAGCGGCATCGCCGAGGTTCTTCACAATCTCGGCCACCGCGTGCAGGGCTCCGACCAGGCCGACAGCGCCAATGTGCAGCGCCTGCGCGCCAAGGGTATCGAGGTCTTCGTCGGCCACAAGGCTGAAAACCTCGGCGACGCCGAAGTGATCGTCGTTTCGACCGCGATCAAGAAGGACAATCCGGAACTGATCGCCGCGCGGGAAAAGTTCCTGCCGGTGGTGCGCCGCGCCGAAATGCTCGCCGAGCTCATGCGCTTCCGCAACGCGATCGCAATCGGCGGCACGCACGGCAAGACGACGACGACCTCCATGGTCGCGGCGCTGCTCGAAGCCGGCAACCTTGATCCGACCGTCATCAATGGCGGCATCATCAATGCCTATGGCACCAATGCCCGCATGGGCGAGGGCGAGTGGATGGTGGTGGAGGCCGACGAATCCGACGGCACCTTCCTGAAGTTGCCGGCCGACGTGGCCATCGTCACCAATATCGATCCCGAACATCTCGACCACTACGGCAATTTCGACGCGGTGCGTGCGGCCTTCCGCCAGTTCGTCGAGAACGTGCCCTTCTACGGCTTCGGCGTGCTCTGCCTCGACCACCCGGAAGTGCAGACCATGGTCGGCAAGATCGAGGACCGCAAGGTCGTCACCTACGGTGAAAACCCGCAGGCCGACGTGCGCTTCCACAACATCCGCATGGAGAACGGCACTTCGATCTTCGACATCGAGATCCGTCGTCGCCGCACTGGCCAGGTGATCCCGATGAAGGATCTGCGCCTGCCGATGCCCGGGCGCCACAACGTATCGAACGCGACCGCGGCGATTGCAGTTGCACAGCGCCTCGGCATCAGCCCGGAAGCGATCGCCAAGGGCCTTGCCTCCTTCAGCGGCGTCAAGCGCCGCTTCACGCTGACCGGCGAATGGAACGGCGTGCGCGTCTATGACGACTATGGCCACCATCCGGTTGAGATCAAGGCGGTCTTGAGGGCCGCGCGCGAGGCCTGCCAGGGCCGAATCATCGCCGTGCACCAGCCGCATCGCTACAGCCGTCTTTCGAGCCTGTTCCAGGAATTCTCCGCCTGCTTCAACGATGCCGACACGATCCTGATCGCGCCGGTCTATGCGGCCGGCGAAGAGCCGATCCCGGGCGCGACGGCCGAGGAGCTGGTGGATCGCATCAAGGCCGGCGGTCATCGTGACGCCCGTTACGTCTCCGGTGCGGAAGCAATCGCACCGGTTGTCAGCAAGATTGCACAGCCCGGCGATTTTGTGGTTCTCTTGGGGGCTGGCAGCATCACCTACTGGGCGGCTGCCCTGCCCAAGGAACTCGCGGATATTTCAGGAATTTGA
- the ftsW gene encoding putative lipid II flippase FtsW produces the protein MVSRAERGPVADWFWTIDRFFLATFILLMGVGFMLSFAASPAVAERIGLDSFHFVKRHALFLLPSLVVMVGISFLSPRQVRRAAILLLGGSLAMMVLVLFIGEEVKGSMRWLSIAGISIQPSEFMKPAFVVVCAWLFSEHARQPEIPGNLFAILLFGIVAALLVAQPDLGQTILTTAVWGGMFFMAGMPWLWIILLGGAALGGFFVAYTMLPHVAARIDKFLTGEGDTFQMDTAREAIIRGDWFGRGPGEGIVKRIIPDSHTDFVFSVAAEEFGIVFCMVIVMIFAFLVMRGLNHAFRERNDFNRFAVAGLVLQIGIQSMINIGVNLELLPAKGMTLPLISYGGSSMVAICVTAGFILALTRHRPEKRAVERSLFRSGIGVPAE, from the coding sequence ATGGTAAGCCGAGCCGAACGTGGCCCCGTGGCCGACTGGTTCTGGACGATCGACAGGTTCTTTCTGGCGACCTTCATCCTGTTGATGGGCGTCGGTTTCATGCTGTCCTTCGCCGCAAGCCCCGCCGTCGCCGAGCGCATCGGCCTCGACAGCTTCCACTTCGTCAAGCGCCACGCGCTCTTCCTGCTGCCGTCACTGGTGGTGATGGTCGGCATCTCCTTCCTCTCGCCGCGCCAGGTCAGGCGCGCTGCGATCCTGCTTCTCGGCGGATCGCTCGCGATGATGGTGCTGGTACTCTTCATCGGCGAGGAGGTGAAGGGTTCGATGCGCTGGCTCTCGATCGCCGGCATCTCGATCCAGCCGTCGGAATTCATGAAGCCGGCCTTCGTCGTCGTCTGCGCGTGGCTCTTCTCCGAACATGCGCGCCAGCCGGAAATCCCCGGCAATCTCTTTGCCATCCTGCTCTTCGGCATCGTCGCAGCCCTGCTCGTCGCCCAGCCCGACCTTGGCCAGACGATCCTGACGACCGCGGTCTGGGGCGGCATGTTCTTCATGGCCGGCATGCCCTGGCTCTGGATCATCCTGCTTGGTGGTGCGGCGCTCGGCGGCTTCTTCGTCGCCTATACGATGCTGCCGCACGTGGCCGCGCGTATCGACAAGTTCCTGACCGGCGAGGGCGATACCTTCCAGATGGATACGGCGCGCGAGGCGATCATTCGTGGCGACTGGTTCGGCCGGGGACCCGGCGAAGGCATCGTCAAGCGCATCATTCCGGACAGCCATACCGACTTCGTCTTTTCCGTTGCGGCCGAGGAATTCGGTATCGTCTTCTGCATGGTGATCGTCATGATCTTCGCCTTCCTGGTGATGCGCGGCCTCAATCATGCATTCCGCGAACGCAACGACTTCAACCGGTTCGCGGTTGCCGGCCTGGTTCTCCAGATCGGCATCCAGTCGATGATCAACATCGGCGTGAACCTCGAACTGCTCCCGGCCAAGGGCATGACCCTGCCGCTGATCTCCTATGGTGGCTCGTCCATGGTGGCGATCTGCGTCACCGCCGGCTTCATCCTGGCGCTGACCCGTCACCGTCCGGAGAAGCGCGCCGTGGAGCGCAGCCTGTTTCGGTCCGGCATTGGCGTGCCGGCGGAGTAA
- the murB gene encoding UDP-N-acetylmuramate dehydrogenase, whose product MKQVNGQKLLESLGNGVSAVRGRITPDAPMDRVTWFRAGGLAELMFQPHDTDDLVTFLKLVPAEVPVMVVGVGSNLLVRDGGIPGVVIRLSAKGFGDLELVGENRIKAGAICPDKNIAAMALDHGIGGFYFFYGIPGSLGGALRMNAGANGTETRERVVEVHAIDRQGNQHVLSNADMGYAYRHSSAPKDLIFTHAVFEGYAEDKNKIRTDMDAVRQHRETVQPIREKTGGSTFKNPEGHSAWKLIDEAGCRGLMVGSAQMSPLHCNFMINTGQATGYELEYLGETVRQQVLEHSGVRLEWEIKRIGNFMPGYEIKEFLGRGIA is encoded by the coding sequence ATGAAACAGGTCAACGGTCAGAAACTACTGGAATCGCTCGGAAATGGTGTCAGCGCCGTGCGCGGCCGCATCACGCCCGATGCACCGATGGATCGTGTCACCTGGTTCCGCGCCGGCGGCCTTGCCGAGTTGATGTTCCAGCCGCACGACACGGATGATCTCGTCACCTTCCTGAAGCTGGTTCCGGCCGAAGTGCCGGTCATGGTGGTCGGCGTCGGCTCGAACCTGCTCGTGCGAGACGGCGGCATTCCGGGCGTCGTCATCCGTCTCTCGGCCAAAGGCTTCGGCGATCTCGAGCTCGTCGGCGAAAATCGCATCAAGGCCGGTGCCATCTGCCCGGACAAGAACATCGCGGCCATGGCGCTCGATCACGGCATCGGCGGCTTCTACTTCTTCTACGGCATTCCCGGCTCGCTCGGCGGCGCGCTGCGCATGAACGCCGGCGCCAACGGCACGGAGACCCGTGAGCGTGTGGTTGAAGTCCATGCCATCGATCGCCAGGGCAACCAGCATGTGCTGTCGAATGCCGACATGGGCTACGCCTATCGTCATTCGTCGGCACCAAAGGACCTGATCTTCACCCACGCGGTCTTCGAAGGTTACGCCGAGGACAAGAACAAGATCCGCACCGACATGGATGCCGTGCGCCAACATCGCGAGACGGTCCAGCCGATCCGCGAAAAGACCGGCGGTTCGACCTTCAAGAACCCGGAGGGCCACTCGGCCTGGAAGCTGATCGACGAGGCGGGGTGCCGGGGGCTCATGGTTGGCAGCGCGCAGATGTCGCCGCTGCACTGCAATTTCATGATCAATACCGGACAGGCGACCGGCTACGAGCTCGAATATCTCGGCGAGACCGTGCGCCAGCAGGTGCTCGAACATTCGGGCGTCCGGCTCGAATGGGAGATCAAGCGCATCGGCAATTTCATGCCGGGCTACGAGATCAAGGAATTCCTCGGCCGCGGCATCGCCTGA
- the murG gene encoding undecaprenyldiphospho-muramoylpentapeptide beta-N-acetylglucosaminyltransferase: protein MTKGIILLAAGGTGGHLFPAEALAHELKANGYSVHLVTDSRAERYAGKFPADEVHVVPSATIGSKNPISVAKSLWTLWTGMRAARKLIARLKPKAVVGFGGYPTVPPLLAATGMGVPSIIHEQNAVMGRANKALASRVKAIAGGFLPEGTGAFAAKTVTTGNPVRPAVLAAANSPYAVASGAAPFHLVVFGGSQGAQYFSKAVPQAICRLEDDVRQRFKVTQQARPEDRDGVIATYQQLGVPAEVSPFFTDMAERIAGAQLVICRSGASTVSELSVIGRPAILVPYPYALDHDQAANAAALAAKGGARVIAQSELTADRLAGILKDAIGNPQSLAQMAANARETGKPDAASLLASLVEAIASGLTVEKFRETRS from the coding sequence ATGACTAAAGGCATCATCCTGCTCGCAGCCGGCGGTACCGGCGGCCATCTCTTTCCGGCGGAGGCGCTGGCCCACGAACTGAAGGCCAACGGCTATTCGGTCCATCTCGTCACCGACAGCCGCGCCGAGCGTTATGCCGGCAAGTTCCCGGCCGACGAGGTGCATGTGGTGCCCTCGGCGACGATCGGCTCGAAGAACCCGATCAGCGTGGCAAAATCGCTGTGGACGCTGTGGACCGGCATGCGCGCGGCGCGAAAGCTGATCGCGCGGCTGAAGCCCAAGGCCGTCGTCGGTTTCGGCGGCTATCCGACAGTGCCGCCGCTCTTGGCCGCCACCGGCATGGGCGTGCCGTCGATCATCCACGAGCAGAATGCGGTCATGGGCCGTGCCAACAAGGCGCTGGCCTCGCGCGTCAAGGCGATTGCCGGCGGTTTCCTGCCCGAGGGCACCGGCGCCTTTGCGGCGAAGACCGTGACAACCGGCAATCCGGTGAGACCGGCCGTGCTGGCCGCCGCCAATTCGCCCTATGCCGTCGCCAGCGGCGCCGCGCCGTTCCATCTTGTCGTCTTCGGCGGCAGCCAGGGCGCGCAGTATTTCTCCAAGGCGGTCCCGCAGGCGATCTGCCGGCTCGAGGACGACGTTCGCCAGCGGTTCAAGGTGACGCAGCAGGCGCGGCCGGAAGACAGGGACGGCGTGATCGCGACCTATCAGCAGCTTGGCGTTCCGGCCGAGGTTTCGCCATTCTTCACCGACATGGCCGAGCGTATCGCGGGCGCGCAACTCGTCATTTGCCGCTCCGGCGCCTCCACGGTTTCGGAGCTTTCGGTCATCGGCCGTCCGGCGATCCTGGTGCCCTATCCCTACGCGCTCGACCACGACCAGGCGGCCAATGCCGCAGCGCTTGCCGCCAAGGGCGGCGCGCGGGTGATCGCGCAGAGCGAGCTTACCGCAGACCGTCTCGCCGGCATCCTCAAGGACGCGATCGGCAACCCGCAATCGCTCGCCCAGATGGCCGCAAACGCCCGCGAAACCGGCAAGCCGGATGCAGCAAGCTTGCTTGCATCCCTCGTAGAGGCTATTGCCAGCGGTTTGACAGTCGAGAAATTCAGGGAAACACGCTCATGA